A stretch of the Microcebus murinus isolate Inina chromosome 6, M.murinus_Inina_mat1.0, whole genome shotgun sequence genome encodes the following:
- the C2CD4B gene encoding C2 calcium-dependent domain-containing protein 4B — translation MRLLGKLRSSAAGSAVPELAFSNVLTPGRIPEFCIPPRLPAPCALESPPPAAALPRRCAAEEDLWPRAADHGAGPTDWDPRSQAALSLPHLPRARTAYGFCALLESPHTRRKESLFLGDPGAAALLRAPAARAAPRPRAHTYGGGGRDAPVLPERTDPAVTSTALGCPSPPRDALSPRFRGCRLLRAPDGLLSRALRARRSRALARARSVSSGDEDAERGAGAESPTPAPSERPPSLPGPPPERLEAEGTVALGRAGGVLRLAAEYCPGSGRLRIRLLRADGPAAGAPEPRAVGCRVSLVLQPPRATRRQRGSVLRRSRKAALGQDCCFDGLAEDEVRRLAVRVKAEDKGRGLERGRLLGQGELPLGALLLL, via the coding sequence ATGCGGCTCCTCGGGAAGCTCCGCTCCTCGGCCGCAGGCAGCGCCGTGCCGGAGCTCGCCTTCTCCAACGTGCTCACCCCGGGCCGCATCCCCGAGTTCTGCATCCCGCCGCGGCTGCCCGCGCCCTGCGCGCTCGAGTCCCCGCCCCCGGCCGCCGCGCTGCCCCGGCGGTGCGCAGCCGAGGAGGACCTGTGGCCCCGCGCAGCTGACCACGGCGCCGGCCCCACCGACTGGGACCCGCGCTCGCAGGCGGCGCTCTCGCTGCCGCATCTGCCCCGCGCGCGCACCGCCTACGGCTTCTGCGCGCTGCTCGAGAGCCCGCACACCCGCCGCAAGGAGTCGCTCTTCCTCGGGGACCCGGGCGCCGCCGCGCTCCTCCGGGCCCCAGCCGCCCGGGCCGCGCCCCGTCCCCGGGCCCACACCTACGGCGGCGGCGGCCGAGACGCTCCCGTCTTGCCAGAGAGAACAGATCCTGCCGTCACCTCCACAGCCCTGggctgccccagccctccccggGACGCGCTGTCCCCGCGGTTCCGCGGCTGCCGCCTCCTGCGCGCCCCCGACGGGCTGCTGAGCCGCGCGCTGCGGGCCCGCAGGAGTCGCGCTCTGGCCCGCGCCCGCTCGGTCTCCAGCGGGGACGAGGACGCGGAGCGCGGCGCCGGCGCGGAGTCCCCGACCCCGGCCCCCTCCGAGCGCCCGCCGTCGCTCCCCGGCCCGCCGCCCGAGCGCCTGGAGGCCGAGGGCACCGTGGCTCTGGGCCGCGCCGGCGGCGTCCTGCGCCTGGCCGCCGAGTACTGCCCGGGCAGCGGGCGCCTCCGCATCCGCCTGCTCCGCGCCGACGGCCCGGCCGCGGGCGCCCCCGAGCCCCGCGCCGTCGGCTGCCGCGTCAGCCTGGTCCTGCAGCCGCCCCGCGCCACGCGCAGGCAGCGCGGCTCCGTGCTCCGGCGCAGCCGCAAGGCCGCGCTCGGCCAGGACTGCTGCTTCGACGGGCTCGCGGAGGACGAGGTGCGCCGCCTGGCCGTGCGCGTCAAGGCCGAGGACAAGGGCCGGGGCCTGGAGCGGGGCCGCCTGCTGGGCCAGGGCGAGCTGCCGCTGGGCGCCCTGCTGCTGCTCTGA